The Fibrobacter sp. UWB5 genome has a window encoding:
- the rpsR gene encoding 30S ribosomal protein S18, producing the protein MAFEDKKQATRIRRKKTCWFTENNIKFIDYKDEKTLRRFISERGKIIPRRISGTSAKYQRMLNEAIKRARQMAILPFVSDSLR; encoded by the coding sequence ATGGCTTTTGAAGATAAGAAGCAGGCAACCCGTATCCGCCGCAAGAAGACTTGCTGGTTCACGGAAAACAACATCAAGTTCATTGACTATAAGGACGAAAAGACTCTTCGTCGCTTTATCTCTGAACGTGGTAAGATCATTCCTCGCCGCATTTCTGGCACCTCCGCCAAGTATCAGCGTATGCTGAACGAAGCTATCAAGCGTGCCCGTCAGATGGCTATTCTCCCGTTCGTTTCGGACAGCTTGCGCTAA
- a CDS encoding magnesium transporter CorA family protein, whose protein sequence is MLKKYYKIESGRLASAPNEDSADIVMMGSLSQEQRSVLVKEYEITEHTIASAFDSDELSRIEYDDDFTTIVFKKPKNYSASDNFQFRVESFGIFIFKDWVLLLTDSDIPVMDEKRFSKIDSLNTFVLRVLSYAIFHFNEHLKIINRINDELEQKLRTAMENKYLLSMFSLNKGLIYYVSALNSNDTLLKKLQIGRSLNWNENERELLDDIVIENRQSLQQAEIYANILTSMMDARASVISNNVNTLMKNLTIVTISISLPTFFASLFGMNVKLPFGMNGDATVGSPMAFWLIIAVCILSVLAFLAFWMRRK, encoded by the coding sequence ATGCTCAAGAAGTACTACAAGATCGAATCGGGTCGCCTCGCTAGTGCCCCGAACGAAGACAGCGCCGACATCGTGATGATGGGTTCCTTGAGCCAAGAGCAACGTAGCGTGCTCGTTAAAGAGTATGAGATTACTGAACATACCATAGCCTCTGCATTCGACTCGGACGAACTTTCCCGTATCGAATACGACGACGACTTTACGACCATCGTGTTTAAGAAGCCGAAGAACTATTCCGCCAGCGACAACTTCCAGTTCCGCGTGGAATCTTTCGGTATCTTCATCTTCAAGGACTGGGTGCTTTTGCTGACTGACTCCGACATTCCGGTGATGGATGAAAAGCGCTTCTCGAAGATTGACAGCTTGAATACCTTTGTGCTTCGCGTGTTGAGCTACGCTATTTTCCACTTTAACGAACACTTGAAGATTATCAACCGCATTAACGACGAGTTGGAACAGAAGCTGCGTACGGCCATGGAAAACAAGTACCTGCTTTCGATGTTCAGCTTGAACAAGGGCTTGATTTACTACGTGAGCGCCTTGAACAGCAACGACACGCTCCTGAAAAAGTTGCAGATCGGCCGCAGCCTGAACTGGAACGAAAACGAACGGGAACTGCTGGACGATATCGTGATTGAAAACCGTCAGAGCCTGCAGCAAGCTGAAATCTACGCCAACATTTTGACGTCCATGATGGATGCCCGCGCAAGCGTCATCAGCAACAACGTGAATACGCTGATGAAGAATTTGACCATCGTGACGATTTCTATTTCGCTCCCGACGTTCTTCGCTAGCTTGTTCGGTATGAACGTGAAGCTGCCCTTCGGTATGAATGGCGATGCGACGGTCGGTTCGCCCATGGCCTTCTGGTTGATTATTGCGGTGTGTATTCTCTCGGTGCTTGCGTTCCTCGCCTTCTGGATGCGCCGCAAGTAA
- the rpsF gene encoding 30S ribosomal protein S6 has protein sequence MRQYETMVIIDAMISDDAIKAEIETIAANITKGNGEILRRDDWGKRKLAYTIKKRQHGFYVIFYYKAEAATVASVEAALKLNENVLRWMTLADYPMSEIVYDQTQTQSTEDIIPVDAEEGEAE, from the coding sequence ATGAGACAATACGAAACGATGGTGATCATCGACGCTATGATCTCTGACGACGCTATCAAGGCCGAAATCGAGACTATCGCCGCCAACATCACCAAAGGCAACGGCGAAATCCTCCGCCGCGACGATTGGGGCAAGCGCAAGCTCGCTTACACCATCAAGAAGCGCCAGCATGGCTTTTATGTGATCTTCTACTACAAGGCTGAAGCCGCTACGGTCGCCTCTGTGGAAGCCGCTCTTAAGCTGAACGAAAACGTTCTCCGCTGGATGACTCTCGCTGATTATCCGATGAGCGAAATTGTTTATGACCAAACTCAGACCCAGTCCACCGAAGATATCATCCCGGTTGACGCAGAAGAAGGGGAGGCTGAATAA
- the rplI gene encoding 50S ribosomal protein L9, with translation MEIILKANVPHLGKMLDVVKVKDGYARNYLFPRKLAVRATKEAKLEIENNRAAVEAQFQKELAAAGDVAAKLSQVSVNLERRVVEGERLYGSVTASDIADAITKQGVKVTRAQVALEEPIKQLGVYTVTIKVFSDVEAQVKVWVVAEKA, from the coding sequence ATGGAAATTATTCTTAAGGCTAATGTCCCCCATTTGGGCAAGATGCTTGACGTCGTGAAGGTTAAGGACGGCTATGCTCGTAACTACCTCTTCCCGCGCAAGCTCGCTGTTCGCGCTACTAAGGAAGCCAAGCTTGAAATCGAAAACAACCGCGCTGCCGTTGAAGCTCAGTTCCAGAAGGAACTCGCTGCCGCTGGCGATGTGGCTGCCAAGCTTTCTCAGGTTTCTGTCAACCTCGAACGCCGCGTTGTGGAAGGCGAACGTCTGTACGGTTCTGTGACCGCTTCTGACATCGCTGACGCCATCACCAAGCAGGGCGTTAAGGTTACCCGTGCTCAGGTTGCTCTCGAAGAACCGATCAAGCAGCTCGGTGTTTACACCGTGACGATCAAGGTCTTCAGCGACGTTGAAGCTCAGGTCAAGGTTTGGGTGGTTGCAGAGAAGGCATAA
- a CDS encoding 4-alpha-glucanotransferase, with translation MRYGDISFFQSGVAVPLFSLYSKQSIGIGEFLDLIPFARWTAFCDFNIIQLLPVNDTGAESSPYSARSAFALNPVFINVQSVEGSSEYEDEIQAGKADFEKYGKIDYYNISTWKRLILRKIFDNRYDDLKKDKVLQRWIDDNTWAKPYCVYCTLKAQNDERSWKDWKNYRDPTEKDIEALWKKFLKDNLFQAWMQFEAEKQFSAAVAEVSKMGVRIKGDIPILINEDSADVWADRKYFSLDDRAGAPPDMFSYTGQNWGFPTYRWDVIEKDNFVWWRRRLAQASKFYHAYRIDHVLGFFRIWSIPQQEVTGILGYFNPCVPLTYDKLAAAGFMRETLEYLRRPNYGFDQLREFLGGDADRLAPVCFTQLEGHPDRLILKPEYSSEKAILGMNEPQEVKDKLLKVYWNRVFVPSGDENNFYPYWYWYNAPVLFTLPDYEQEKLRNLIKENENSQNGLWDANATKLLTVLSQETDMLVCAEDLGAVPPCVPAVLKKLNILSLRIERWARNWNAPYSPYYEMDEYPRLSVCATSCHDTSSLRGLWKEPDFDRNLYWSHAHLPGNAPEEVTPSVARAILSHVFTANSLFCILPVQDYFALSASLSKCAPEEERVNVPGTVGGKNWCYRMPCSVEELMDYSSLASEIRMLVDVRKRRPMWNI, from the coding sequence ATGCGTTACGGTGACATTTCATTTTTCCAGAGCGGCGTGGCCGTTCCCCTCTTTAGCCTTTACAGCAAGCAGAGCATCGGTATCGGTGAATTCTTGGACCTGATTCCGTTTGCCCGTTGGACCGCTTTTTGTGATTTCAATATTATTCAGCTTTTGCCGGTGAACGACACGGGTGCCGAGTCGAGCCCCTACAGTGCTCGCAGCGCTTTTGCCTTGAACCCGGTGTTCATCAACGTGCAGTCTGTTGAAGGTTCTTCGGAATACGAAGACGAAATCCAGGCGGGCAAGGCCGATTTTGAAAAGTACGGCAAGATCGACTACTACAATATCTCGACTTGGAAGCGCTTGATTCTGCGCAAGATTTTTGACAACCGTTACGACGACCTGAAAAAAGACAAGGTGTTGCAGCGCTGGATCGACGACAATACTTGGGCAAAACCGTATTGCGTGTACTGCACCCTCAAGGCCCAGAACGATGAAAGAAGTTGGAAGGACTGGAAGAATTACCGCGATCCGACCGAAAAAGATATCGAGGCCCTCTGGAAAAAATTCCTGAAGGACAATCTGTTCCAGGCCTGGATGCAGTTCGAAGCCGAAAAGCAGTTCAGCGCTGCCGTAGCCGAAGTTTCTAAAATGGGTGTCCGCATCAAGGGTGACATTCCTATTCTGATTAACGAAGACAGTGCCGATGTGTGGGCCGACCGCAAGTACTTCTCGCTGGATGACCGCGCGGGCGCTCCTCCTGACATGTTCAGCTACACCGGCCAGAACTGGGGCTTCCCGACATACCGTTGGGACGTGATCGAAAAGGACAACTTTGTATGGTGGCGCCGTCGCCTGGCTCAGGCAAGCAAGTTCTACCACGCTTACCGCATTGACCACGTGCTTGGATTCTTCCGCATTTGGTCGATTCCGCAGCAAGAAGTCACGGGCATTCTGGGTTACTTTAATCCGTGCGTGCCGCTCACATACGACAAACTCGCTGCTGCAGGCTTTATGCGCGAAACGCTTGAATACCTGCGCCGTCCGAATTACGGCTTTGATCAGTTGCGCGAATTCCTGGGTGGCGATGCCGACCGTCTCGCTCCGGTTTGCTTTACCCAGCTCGAAGGTCATCCGGACCGCCTGATCCTCAAGCCGGAATACAGTTCCGAAAAGGCTATCCTTGGCATGAACGAACCGCAAGAGGTCAAGGACAAACTGCTCAAGGTTTACTGGAACCGCGTGTTTGTGCCCTCGGGCGACGAAAACAATTTCTACCCGTATTGGTACTGGTACAACGCACCGGTGCTCTTTACCTTGCCGGATTACGAACAGGAAAAGCTGCGTAACCTGATCAAGGAAAACGAGAATTCCCAGAATGGTTTGTGGGATGCCAATGCCACCAAGCTTTTGACAGTGCTTTCGCAGGAAACCGATATGCTGGTCTGCGCCGAAGACTTGGGTGCCGTGCCGCCTTGCGTGCCTGCCGTGCTCAAAAAGCTCAACATCCTGTCGCTGCGCATTGAACGCTGGGCCCGTAATTGGAATGCTCCGTATTCGCCGTACTACGAAATGGACGAATACCCGCGCCTGTCTGTGTGCGCCACGAGCTGCCACGATACCTCTAGCCTGCGTGGACTTTGGAAAGAACCCGACTTTGACCGCAACCTTTACTGGTCGCATGCACACTTGCCGGGCAACGCCCCTGAAGAAGTGACGCCGTCGGTGGCCCGTGCGATTTTGAGCCACGTGTTTACGGCGAACAGCTTATTCTGCATTTTGCCGGTGCAAGACTACTTCGCCCTTTCGGCAAGCCTTTCCAAGTGCGCGCCCGAAGAAGAACGCGTGAACGTGCCGGGTACGGTGGGTGGCAAGAACTGGTGCTACCGCATGCCGTGTTCTGTGGAAGAACTGATGGATTACTCGTCGCTTGCCTCTGAAATCCGCATGCTCGTGGATGTGCGCAAGCGCCGCCCGATGTGGAATATTTAG
- a CDS encoding glycoside hydrolase family 13 protein, with translation MFAPAWVKDAIFYQIFPDRFCRSGRYHAVGKFVEWGSKPTRENMFGGNLAGIEDKLEYIAGLGVNAIYLCPIFKSNSNHRYHTVDYFEIDPVLGTLEDFDRLVKKAHKLKLRVILDGVFNHCSRGFFQFNSLMELGEHSPYVDWFHVKGWPLNAYTDKPNYECWWNFPALPKFNTDCPDVREYLFSVGEYWMKRGIDGWRLDVPNEIDDDSFWQEFRRRVKAVNPDAYIVGEIWDDPIRWLKGDQFDGVMNYMFRKAAMQFLFDENPISIKEFGERMSRAFPEGRGDIPMNLLGSHDTTRLMSQPCASLERIKLAYAILFFLPGAPCIYYGEELSMKGGKDPDNRRSVPWSKLAEMQAKPLYEFIKQMIALRNKNVVLRDGTLEIRSADNGFAIERTLGKKTMTLVVLQDGSDFKFNIV, from the coding sequence ATGTTCGCTCCTGCTTGGGTTAAAGACGCTATTTTCTATCAAATTTTTCCGGACCGGTTTTGCCGTTCGGGGCGTTACCATGCAGTAGGCAAGTTCGTGGAGTGGGGGAGTAAACCCACTCGCGAAAACATGTTTGGCGGAAACCTGGCGGGTATCGAAGACAAGCTTGAATACATTGCGGGCCTGGGTGTCAACGCAATTTACCTGTGCCCGATTTTCAAGAGCAATTCGAATCATCGTTACCACACGGTAGACTACTTCGAGATTGACCCGGTGCTCGGCACGCTCGAAGATTTTGACCGCCTTGTCAAGAAGGCGCACAAGCTAAAGCTGCGCGTGATTCTGGATGGCGTGTTCAACCATTGCTCCCGTGGATTCTTTCAGTTCAATAGCCTCATGGAATTGGGCGAGCATTCGCCGTATGTGGACTGGTTCCATGTGAAGGGCTGGCCGCTGAACGCCTATACCGACAAGCCCAATTACGAATGCTGGTGGAACTTTCCGGCGCTCCCGAAATTCAATACGGACTGCCCCGATGTGCGCGAATACCTTTTCTCGGTAGGCGAGTACTGGATGAAGCGCGGCATTGACGGCTGGCGCCTCGATGTTCCGAATGAAATTGACGACGATAGCTTTTGGCAGGAATTCCGCCGCCGCGTGAAGGCGGTGAATCCGGATGCCTACATTGTGGGCGAAATCTGGGACGACCCGATTCGCTGGCTGAAAGGCGACCAGTTCGACGGCGTGATGAATTACATGTTCCGCAAGGCGGCGATGCAGTTCCTGTTCGACGAGAATCCGATTTCGATCAAGGAATTCGGCGAACGCATGAGTCGCGCATTCCCCGAAGGCCGTGGCGACATTCCCATGAACCTGCTCGGAAGCCATGATACCACGCGCTTGATGTCGCAGCCCTGCGCAAGCCTTGAACGGATCAAGCTCGCGTATGCGATTCTGTTCTTCTTGCCGGGGGCGCCGTGCATTTATTACGGCGAAGAGCTTTCGATGAAGGGCGGTAAGGATCCTGACAACCGCCGTAGCGTACCGTGGAGCAAACTGGCCGAGATGCAGGCCAAGCCGCTGTACGAATTTATCAAGCAGATGATTGCTCTCCGCAACAAGAATGTGGTGCTTCGCGACGGAACGCTTGAAATCCGCTCCGCCGACAATGGATTTGCTATCGAGCGTACCCTCGGTAAGAAAACGATGACGCTCGTTGTGCTGCAAGACGGCTCTGATTTTAAATTCAACATAGTATAA
- the secD gene encoding protein translocase subunit SecD, which yields MNKKKFGMRELIILLVIVLSAYTVWPSIQVHTKKGEEKQTFLKENPKIGSKSINFGLDLAGGTAITLEIDKSNVKGDDIKDIQEQSLEIIRNRVDQYGLSEPQISPSGDDRIVVELAGVDDSTAKALVGSTAKLEFKILAEAEKFTQVVGLIDQYLTRQTTDIVADSAATDSTAKDSTVAKVDSAKDTLPKEATKALSDDELLGKAPAAEVAATDSAKDSAAVEAQPASEVGVALSAYYLSFGNGGFIAEENVEKVKKLLATEGVQKLIPRDVAFAFGSGLEPVQRDSKIKAKRLYLLKRRAEMAGDDVVDARPYRVSDGVSAGEVAVSLKFGGIGPKKFSAVTAANIGKQMAIVLDNQVISAPVIRDRIPNGEAQITGLDDMAEANRLSVVLRAGALKAPMKIIESRSVGATLGEENIVQGFGSGAIGLILCLVFMVAYYRLGGLIASFGMVINTLVTAAVMSVFNATLTLPGIAGFILVVGMSLDANVIIYERIREELKNGLTARAAVAKGYERAFGAILDSNLTTVLTGLILYKIGTGSVKGFGLTLTIGILTSLFCAITVTRSILDWKLAKRDATTLSIGGGFKAINEANLQIIPNRRRFGLISMILIVASIAFIAIKGFDFSIDFTGGQVYTVQYQDNDKHEKDLSKALSAAGISGTKVRTLGGTSANSYQISMRASDDAQFEVKMAQAFEKAGQKCEIVAKDNVGPTIGKELRFNAILSVILAWLGILIYVWFRFGKFGLGFGVAAVLGLVHDTVITLGFISAFGLSFDGALIASLLTMIGYSVNDTIVNFDRIRENTAVYGSSNFAETINKSMNQCFSRTMVTSLTTLFVCVILAVMGGSSIRDFGLVQCFGILIGTYSSVCICSPIVLWWSKRFKKGV from the coding sequence ATGAATAAGAAAAAATTCGGCATGCGAGAACTGATTATTCTCCTCGTCATTGTTTTGTCGGCCTACACGGTATGGCCTTCTATCCAGGTTCACACCAAGAAGGGCGAAGAAAAGCAGACCTTCCTCAAGGAAAATCCGAAGATTGGCTCCAAGTCCATCAACTTCGGTTTGGACCTTGCTGGCGGTACGGCCATTACGCTCGAAATCGACAAGTCGAACGTCAAGGGCGACGATATCAAGGACATTCAGGAACAGTCCCTCGAAATCATCCGTAACCGCGTTGACCAGTACGGTCTTTCTGAACCGCAGATTTCCCCGTCCGGCGACGACCGAATCGTGGTTGAACTGGCAGGCGTGGATGACTCCACTGCAAAGGCTCTCGTGGGTTCGACCGCTAAGCTCGAATTCAAGATCCTGGCCGAAGCTGAAAAGTTTACCCAGGTTGTTGGCCTGATTGACCAGTACCTGACCCGTCAGACGACCGACATCGTGGCTGACTCCGCCGCAACGGATTCTACCGCCAAGGATTCTACGGTCGCTAAGGTTGATTCCGCCAAGGATACGCTTCCTAAGGAAGCTACCAAGGCCCTTTCCGATGACGAATTGCTCGGTAAGGCTCCGGCCGCTGAAGTCGCTGCTACCGATTCCGCCAAGGATTCTGCCGCAGTCGAGGCTCAACCGGCATCTGAGGTCGGCGTTGCCCTTTCCGCTTACTACCTGAGCTTTGGTAACGGTGGCTTTATCGCCGAAGAAAATGTCGAAAAGGTCAAGAAGCTCCTCGCCACCGAAGGCGTGCAGAAGCTGATTCCGCGCGATGTTGCTTTCGCTTTCGGCAGCGGTCTCGAACCGGTGCAGCGTGATTCCAAGATCAAGGCCAAGCGCCTTTACCTCCTCAAGCGCCGTGCTGAAATGGCCGGTGACGATGTGGTTGATGCCCGTCCGTACCGCGTGTCTGACGGTGTGAGCGCCGGTGAAGTGGCTGTGAGCCTCAAGTTCGGTGGCATTGGTCCCAAGAAGTTCTCTGCCGTGACTGCCGCTAACATCGGCAAGCAGATGGCTATCGTGCTCGACAACCAGGTGATTTCTGCTCCGGTGATCCGCGACCGTATCCCGAACGGCGAAGCCCAGATTACGGGTCTCGACGACATGGCTGAAGCTAACCGCCTCTCCGTGGTGCTCCGCGCTGGTGCCCTGAAGGCCCCGATGAAGATTATTGAAAGCCGCAGCGTGGGTGCAACCCTCGGTGAAGAAAACATTGTGCAGGGCTTCGGTTCCGGTGCTATCGGTCTTATCCTCTGCTTGGTGTTCATGGTTGCTTACTACCGCCTCGGTGGTTTGATTGCAAGCTTCGGTATGGTGATCAACACCTTGGTGACCGCCGCCGTGATGTCTGTGTTTAACGCTACGTTGACCTTGCCGGGTATCGCAGGCTTCATCCTCGTGGTCGGTATGTCTCTCGACGCCAACGTGATTATTTACGAACGTATCCGTGAAGAACTCAAGAACGGCCTGACTGCCCGCGCCGCTGTGGCCAAGGGTTACGAACGCGCCTTCGGTGCCATCTTGGACTCCAACTTGACCACCGTGCTTACCGGCCTTATCCTTTATAAGATTGGTACGGGTTCTGTGAAGGGTTTCGGTCTTACTCTTACGATCGGTATCTTGACCTCCTTGTTCTGCGCTATCACGGTGACCCGCTCCATCTTGGATTGGAAGCTTGCCAAGCGCGACGCAACGACCCTTTCTATCGGTGGCGGCTTCAAGGCTATCAATGAAGCTAACCTCCAGATCATTCCGAACCGCCGTCGTTTCGGTCTCATTTCCATGATCCTGATTGTGGCCTCTATCGCCTTCATCGCCATCAAGGGCTTTGACTTCAGCATCGACTTCACTGGTGGTCAGGTTTATACCGTGCAGTACCAGGATAACGACAAACATGAAAAGGATTTGAGCAAGGCTCTCTCTGCAGCCGGCATCTCTGGCACGAAGGTCCGTACCCTCGGTGGTACTTCTGCTAACTCTTACCAGATTAGCATGCGTGCCTCTGACGACGCCCAGTTCGAAGTCAAGATGGCTCAGGCCTTCGAAAAGGCCGGTCAGAAGTGCGAAATCGTCGCTAAGGACAATGTGGGTCCGACCATCGGTAAGGAACTCCGCTTCAACGCAATCCTTTCTGTGATCCTCGCATGGCTCGGCATTCTGATTTACGTGTGGTTCCGCTTCGGTAAGTTCGGTCTCGGCTTCGGTGTCGCTGCCGTGCTCGGCCTGGTGCACGATACCGTGATTACGCTCGGCTTCATCTCTGCCTTCGGTCTTTCCTTCGACGGCGCCTTGATTGCCTCGCTCCTCACCATGATCGGTTACTCTGTGAACGACACCATCGTGAACTTCGACCGTATTCGTGAAAACACTGCCGTGTATGGTTCCAGCAACTTTGCCGAAACCATCAACAAGTCTATGAACCAGTGCTTCAGCCGTACCATGGTGACCTCTCTCACGACCTTGTTCGTGTGCGTGATCCTCGCTGTGATGGGTGGTTCTTCCATCCGCGACTTCGGCTTGGTCCAGTGCTTCGGTATCCTTATCGGTACCTACTCTTCTGTGTGCATCTGCTCTCCGATCGTTCTGTGGTGGAGCAAGCGCTTCAAGAAGGGTGTGTAA
- a CDS encoding lysophospholipid acyltransferase family protein, whose protein sequence is MTKPPFKVRFKAFLVTLWIKSLRIRLKTPESFAPGILGVWHQDLLASAAAFKNWGVHTLVSQSNDGDLFATIVENLGYSVTRGSSTHGATNVRHLLTPLREGRFVGMALDGPRGPAGVVKKGSLWLSKTSGTPLWQISARYGAHITLKTWDKFVLPLPLTRIDIEIKLSL, encoded by the coding sequence ATGACTAAACCGCCGTTCAAGGTCAGGTTCAAGGCATTTCTTGTAACCCTCTGGATCAAAAGCCTGCGCATCAGGCTCAAAACGCCCGAATCATTCGCACCGGGAATCCTTGGGGTATGGCATCAAGATCTACTCGCGAGTGCCGCCGCCTTTAAAAACTGGGGCGTGCACACGCTCGTTTCGCAGTCGAACGACGGCGACCTTTTCGCGACCATCGTAGAAAATCTCGGTTACAGTGTCACACGCGGGTCGAGCACCCACGGCGCCACCAACGTGCGCCACCTGCTTACACCGCTCCGCGAAGGCCGCTTTGTAGGCATGGCTCTCGACGGCCCTCGCGGACCGGCAGGCGTAGTCAAAAAAGGCTCGCTCTGGCTCTCCAAAACAAGCGGCACTCCCCTATGGCAAATCAGCGCCAGGTACGGCGCGCACATCACGCTAAAAACATGGGATAAATTTGTTCTACCCCTGCCGCTGACACGTATTGACATCGAAATTAAATTATCTTTGTGA
- a CDS encoding PolC-type DNA polymerase III, translating into MPPKFVAFDLETTGLNNQKDEIIEIGAVKFTVETKNGKVVPKLLGELETFVKPNMMIPAEASAVNHIYDSDVQDAPAVGDAIKKFTEFCGQSSILIAHNANFDASFLRVAYQNNPQLVPGNPVIDSLAISKAILPEASSHKLGILANMFQRRDEISMKIESDKMHRAVYDCLMLMEVFVALLRRRFKEKDWEMASIMKNMEKYKGIPQFINK; encoded by the coding sequence ATGCCGCCTAAATTTGTCGCCTTCGACCTTGAAACTACAGGTCTTAACAACCAGAAAGATGAAATCATTGAAATCGGTGCCGTCAAGTTCACCGTAGAAACCAAGAACGGCAAAGTCGTGCCCAAGCTGCTCGGCGAACTCGAAACCTTCGTGAAGCCGAACATGATGATTCCGGCCGAAGCCTCCGCCGTGAACCACATTTACGACAGCGACGTGCAAGACGCCCCCGCCGTCGGCGATGCCATCAAGAAGTTCACGGAATTCTGCGGACAGAGCTCCATTCTCATCGCCCACAACGCAAACTTCGACGCAAGCTTCTTGCGCGTGGCCTATCAGAACAACCCGCAGCTCGTGCCCGGCAACCCGGTCATCGACTCCCTCGCCATTTCCAAGGCGATTCTTCCCGAAGCCAGTTCCCACAAGCTCGGCATCTTGGCCAACATGTTCCAGCGCCGCGACGAAATCAGCATGAAGATCGAATCCGACAAGATGCACCGCGCCGTTTACGACTGCCTGATGCTCATGGAAGTGTTCGTAGCCCTGCTCCGCCGCCGCTTCAAGGAGAAGGATTGGGAAATGGCCAGCATCATGAAGAACATGGAAAAGTACAAGGGCATCCCCCAGTTCATCAACAAGTAA
- a CDS encoding DNA alkylation repair protein encodes MLRFTQEILLALRAISNEEEAHEMSKKAREQFDFLGIRLVPRREVTYPIFDKYPPKDGDELVARVEDMWAQPYREIQYAACDYLFRHRVLLGGQHLAFLKKLIKTRAWRDTVDTLAACVLGDLALRLPALRSKIASWIRDPNVWVRRSAIIFQIQYKDRTDWPLLRQFCLTCAKDDDYYIRNGIGRALSEYARINPTEVRRFVQDNTFAEQTAQEILRLI; translated from the coding sequence ATGCTTCGGTTTACTCAAGAAATATTACTTGCTCTCCGTGCTATCTCTAATGAAGAGGAAGCACATGAAATGTCTAAGAAGGCTCGAGAACAGTTCGATTTCCTTGGAATTCGCCTTGTTCCCCGCCGTGAGGTGACCTACCCCATATTCGACAAGTATCCTCCGAAAGATGGTGACGAATTGGTGGCTAGGGTTGAGGACATGTGGGCGCAGCCGTATCGTGAAATCCAGTATGCGGCTTGTGACTACCTGTTCCGCCACAGAGTTCTGCTCGGTGGACAGCACCTTGCCTTCCTTAAAAAGTTAATCAAGACCCGTGCCTGGCGCGATACCGTCGATACGCTCGCCGCTTGCGTCCTGGGTGACTTGGCACTCCGCCTCCCGGCGCTCCGTTCCAAGATCGCTTCCTGGATCCGCGACCCGAACGTGTGGGTGCGTCGCAGTGCGATCATTTTCCAGATTCAGTACAAGGATCGTACCGACTGGCCGCTGCTCAGACAGTTCTGCCTGACTTGCGCCAAGGACGACGATTACTATATCAGGAACGGTATCGGTCGTGCCCTTTCGGAATACGCCCGAATCAACCCGACCGAGGTCCGTCGTTTCGTGCAAGATAACACCTTTGCCGAACAGACCGCCCAGGAAATCCTCCGCCTGATCTAA